Part of the Henckelia pumila isolate YLH828 chromosome 2, ASM3356847v2, whole genome shotgun sequence genome is shown below.
GCGGGTTTGAGAGACCTCGGTATTAAATGCTCAAAAACCAGTGCAGGTTTATTCTGTTGGGTAGATATGAGCAGATTGATTAGTCCTTACAATGAGAGAGGGGAGCTTGATCTGTGGGATAAGCTTTTAAATATTGCAAAGGTAAATGTTACTCCTGGATCCGCTTGCCATTGTATTGAACCTGGATGGTTCAGAGTATGTTTTACCACATTAAGTAAAAAGGACATTCCTGTGGTTATGGAACGAATACGTCAAGTTGTTGAAAGCTGTAAACCTCTTGTATAAGACATTGTGGAATTTGTGTTATTGGTGCCAAAAGGCAAGGTTTTATGCCATGGTTCGAATGGAGTGGTGATGTTTTATAGACTTCAAGTTGTATATCACATTTTTTCCCCCCCAAAAAAAAGAGGAGTTACAGGAATGGGAATGTTACAGTTCAGTAATCAGAAACTGATAATATTTCAATATTCTAGTATTAGAATGGAAGACCAGAAAGGTAAACCTTTTCGGTTTACATTCAATGATCGATTATATCCTGTGATGCAGCATTCCCGTGTTAGTTTCAGGTGCAAGTGATTCTTCTACTTTGCCATCCGATGATAATGCAACCTATTCAAAGAAATCCACTACCGAATCCGCTTCTTTTTGTGAAGTCATGTCAGCCCTAAGTTTGAATATGGAAAGCTGTcaggtaaattttttttttatttcttttagttGCTGCTGGCTCGTTACATCGTTGAAAACCCGTGATTTTCTTGCTAATGCGCCAAAGTACTATTAACACCATAGAAAGGCCAAGTGAAGTCATGTCAGCCCTTGTGCCTCAATGCAGTGCACACCTCGGTCTCGAAGCACTTTAGGCTCAAGATATTCTTTAAGCGCTAGTGGATGGTGAATTCAGGGTGAAATTTGAGATACGAGTTATTCATTTTGGGTCACAGACCATTTAATAGTTGTTTATGTCATTCAATAATTTGTAGATTTTGGATAATTTGTGATGAAAATTTGTCAAACATTTGTAATTCGGATGTTTACTTCCTGGAAACATTGCACGAAATGCGGAAGAATATTTATTCTAAGCAGGGCTCCCACAACCCAGAGAAACTTTGGCGTATAAAAAACGAAACCCCTCGTTAATATGCAACAACTTAATCTATCGCACCAAATTCGATTCTTGGGGACAAGCTGATTTTTGTCTTTCATATATCCTCGTTAATCTAGCATGCATCTTCATATAGTTTGATGTTAACCGCATATTTCATAGAAGAATTGAAGGCAGACTAAAACTCAATCATGTAAGTTCCGTTTgaacatgtatttataaaacgtttttataaaagtgttttttcaaaactttttataaaatgtttttaaaattgttttaagaataaatgtGTTTGAACAATTAttgtataaaaatattttaacatttctaAAGTCATGTTGTTTCATGCCAAACCCATCTAAAAACAgttttcaagtgttcttcaaatattttacttggagaacactttttaaaaaataattttcaaaaacattttacaaaatttttattcaaatacatatttaagttttttttcacttataaaacacaaaaaaacGTTTTTAAAGTACATGTCCGAATCATTTAATAATGCATTCATCTGGCAATTAACAATTGCATGAATGAGTTATTACGAAAAGGGTTTAAATACAACTAGATTGATGACAAATCGACAATGCACATTTTTATTAGTTCCCCGCAATAAGCCAAATTTATTGAAAGTAATACAAACATGAAAAACAAAATCCGAAAACCAAATCTTTGGTCAAGGCCACCAACGATCAGAGTTAGTTGATACATTTACACAACAAAAGCGGTAAAATAGTCCATAACTAGATTTAAACACAGATTAAGAACCACTGCCAACATGGTAtagttattttagtaaaaaaaaccaaaatacaaaaaatcTCAAATGCCCCATTTTATTATGTATTCCGTAGGAGTACCTTTTGAGAAATATAGGAAAAACAAACTGGTCAGATTATTCGACATTCACCTGTGCACTTGCTGCCTCCATCAAACCATTGCGTATCTGATCGCCAATATCGCGAACATGACCAGGACCATGGGGTATGAAAACTGTAGTGTTTTTGGAACTGTTTCCCAGGTCTTTGATAGTGTCGAAGTATTGAGTAATCATGATGAGGTCCATCACCTCTTTTGCCGATGTGCCTTCAACTTTGTGGGAGAAATTCAAGATGTTCTCTCTAAGGCCATCTGTAATTGCCTGTCTTTGTCTAGCGACACCGACTCCTCCCAGATACTTGGCTTCAGCTTCTGCTTCTGCTTTCTTGACTTGAAGAATCTTCTCTGCCTCCCCTTTGTACACACTAGCAAGTTGCATTCTTTGCGCTACCATAGAAAATAAACATTTTATCCCCGTGTTGcggtgaaaataaataaataaaccatcCATTTGGAGTTGGGAGAAAATTAAGGAAAAACAAGGCAGGTACAAGTTTATCTGAGGTATCATGTACACATACAAGGTTGGCTCCATGCTAATGGACACCGTTAAGTGCCAAGAAAGTATAGCATCATTGTTAGTACAAAGATCAAATGGATGGATTAAGGCTATTAATCATCTTGTTTTTTCACGAGCGACTAAAATGTGAAGAAGAGAAATTAAAACTTGGAAATCAATTGCTGAGAGCATCATAATTCAACATTCTATTTCATTCTGACATGCATTAAAATTTTTGCAATGCCATCAATGTTTTCCTCACTTTACATATCTATGAAATGTCTCCTTCAGAGCCAGAGGACATCAAATTTATTTCTTGGTTTAAATAATCAAGACTTGAACAGATTATGAGAGAGAATGAAGATCATCTGCAAATATAACATAAGGCTACAAAGCCAGAGAAACCACACCAAAATTCACAAAAGATGCCCAAGCAGcgtcaagaagaaaaccatgtACAACAAAATATTGAGTGCACGCTTAGCAACACGTGCACTCTCAAATGGACAAGTCTAGTTGTGTTGATCATGTTCTGTCTGAAAAGTTAAAATGCAAGGGACAATAATAAATAGAGAGTAACCTGCATTTATCTCATTCATCGCTTTGCGTACTGAGGTGTCCGGAATGATGTCAACCATCAATATATGCTCAATGTTATATCCATATGCTCCCATCACCTGCCACATGTGGTCGTGTTAAAGCTGGATCTCACAAGTGCTACAAATCTCACAA
Proteins encoded:
- the LOC140880966 gene encoding protein PPLZ12, whose amino-acid sequence is MGNAYCVFCGCVDQASVGVVERWGRFDRLARPGLQFYNPFAGECLAGILSTRIHSLDVKIETKTKDNVFVQLHCTIQYRVIKENADDAFYELQNPREQIQSYVFDVVRAHVPRMTLDELFEQKSDVAQAVLEELEKVMGAYGYNIEHILMVDIIPDTSVRKAMNEINAAQRMQLASVYKGEAEKILQVKKAEAEAEAKYLGGVGVARQRQAITDGLRENILNFSHKVEGTSAKEVMDLIMITQYFDTIKDLGNSSKNTTVFIPHGPGHVRDIGDQIRNGLMEAASAQVNVE